Proteins encoded within one genomic window of Aquarana catesbeiana isolate 2022-GZ linkage group LG03, ASM4218655v1, whole genome shotgun sequence:
- the LOC141134019 gene encoding olfactory receptor 5G26-like, which yields MDTLNQTTFDVFILLGLTSNHFIQSVLFVLFLIIYTCSFLSNLGMIILISAYHYLQAPMYFFLSHLSLIDLFYSSTITPKMLSDLISDKKSISFKACASQMFLFAMFATSESFLVTAMAYDRYVAICQPLLYHSTMNKLTCWGLVYGAYISSFLASITHTITIFKFPLCGSNKINHFYCDIPPLLKLTCVYSYTRKLVVFLLSLVMGVVTFLVILMSYTSIICTILGINSTKGRSKAFSTCASHLTVVISFYSTVFGIYFRPSLGLSSDSIDKVFSIFYTVASPLLNPLIYSFKNAEVKRAIMNALHFGKALVHIKHVIKITN from the coding sequence ATGGATACTCTGAATCAGACTACATTTGATGTTTTCATCTTACTGGGACTGACTTCAAACCATTTTATCCAATcggtactgtttgttttatttttaatcatttataCATGCTCCTTCTTAAGTAACCTGGGTATGATAATATTAATAAGTGCATACCATTATCTTCAAGCTCCCATGTATTTTTTCCTGAGTCATTTATCTTTAATTGACTTGTTTTATTCCTCCACCATTACTCCCAAGATGCTGTCAGATTTGATCTCAGATAAAAAATCCATCTCCTTTAAAGCATGTGCCAGTCAAATGTTTTTGTTTGCCATGTTTGCCACATCTGAAAGTTTTTTGGTGACTGCCATGGCATATGATCGTTATGTTGCCATATGTCAACCACTGCTCTACCATAGCACAATGAATAAACTTACATGTTGGGGATTGGTATATGGAGCCTATATAAGTAGCTTTTTAGCTTCCATAACTCATACAATTACCATTTTCAAATTCCCTTTATGTGGttcaaataaaattaatcatttttactgtgatATACCCCCACTTTTGAAACTTACATGTGTCTATTCTTATACAAGAAAGTTGGTTGTCTTTTTGCTATCGTTGGTAATGGGGGTTGTTACTTTTCTTGTGATATTGATGTCCTATACCTCCATCATTTGTACAATTTTAGGAATCAATTCAACAAAAGGAAGATCCAAAGCATTCTCTACTTGTGCCTCCCATCTTACTGTAGTCATCTCTTTCTACAGCACAGTGTTTGGAATCTACTTTCGACCAAGCTTGGGTTTAAGTTCAGATAGCATTGACAAGGTCTTCTCCATTTTTTATACTGTGGCATCCCCTCTGTTGAATCCTCTCATATATAGTTTTAAAAATGCAGAAGTTAAGAGAGCGATAATGAATGCACTCCATTTTGGGAAAGCACTAGTGCACATAAAACATGTTATTAAAATAACTAattaa